The Afipia massiliensis genome has a segment encoding these proteins:
- a CDS encoding transglutaminase-like cysteine peptidase: MSAFTAARAGAIAFICIFNVLGAPAHAAAYALRESPAGAEEAPAPGPAEPFGLSTSALTEGPLRAKWLAVERAIAAETDIIAGCASDPAHCTSQPAHRFLEIVNAAAAREGLARLGEINRAINLAIRPVSDRAQYGVEDHWSSPLATLAAGAGDCEDYAIAKLVALRAAGVAAEDLRLVIIRENATGDDHAVVAARSGGHWRVLDNRTFLMIQDNGFGKYRPLFAIDAEGAKRFEQPMYANAAPVTQSRPAEIATRDPVVDAGATAVGSNTATTVAFDKFCMTLAL, from the coding sequence ATGTCGGCTTTCACCGCAGCGCGCGCGGGCGCGATAGCATTTATCTGTATTTTCAACGTATTGGGCGCTCCCGCGCATGCGGCAGCTTATGCGCTGCGCGAGAGTCCGGCCGGTGCCGAGGAAGCCCCCGCACCTGGCCCTGCCGAGCCTTTCGGGCTTTCAACCTCCGCCCTGACCGAAGGCCCCCTTCGCGCCAAATGGCTGGCAGTCGAGCGCGCCATTGCGGCCGAAACGGACATTATCGCTGGCTGCGCCAGCGACCCGGCACATTGCACGTCCCAGCCGGCGCATCGATTCCTCGAAATCGTCAACGCCGCCGCTGCCCGCGAAGGTCTTGCCCGTCTGGGTGAGATCAATCGCGCGATCAATCTCGCCATCCGGCCGGTCAGTGACCGGGCGCAGTATGGTGTCGAGGACCACTGGTCCTCACCGCTGGCCACGCTGGCGGCGGGAGCCGGTGACTGCGAGGACTATGCAATCGCAAAGCTAGTTGCGCTTCGCGCGGCCGGCGTCGCGGCGGAGGACCTCCGCCTCGTTATCATTCGCGAGAACGCGACCGGCGACGACCACGCCGTGGTCGCAGCACGGTCTGGTGGTCATTGGCGCGTGCTGGATAACCGCACGTTTCTGATGATCCAGGACAACGGGTTCGGCAAATACCGGCCGCTGTTTGCAATCGACGCGGAAGGCGCAAAACGCTTTGAACAGCCGATGTATGCGAATGCTGCACCGGTGACGCAGTCCCGCCCCGCCGAGATCGCAACGCGCGATCCCGTCGTCGATGCCGGCGCAACGGCGGTCGGATCGAACACGGCGACGACTGTTGCGTTCGACAAGTTCTGTATGACGCTTGCACTGTAA
- a CDS encoding type I secretion system permease/ATPase, translating to MQSAKTSGHAHSPRSELGAALRACRSAFVGVGVMSCVINILYLTGSFFMLEVYDRVLPSRSIPTLVGLIVLAGGLYVVQGILDVIRGRILIRIGSALDEMLSRRVYDIVVRMPLLVGNRSEGLQPLRDLDNVRSFLSGMGPGALFDLPWLPLYLAICFAFHPLIGVTALVGAILLIALTILTEYLTNDPMKRSTGMAMRRQDLALASRRNAEVLAAMGMAGRVGRRWEESNRDYLASNQRASDVAGGLGAIAKVMRMMLQSAVLGVGAYLVINQQATAGIIIAGSILSARALAPVDLAIAHWKGFVAARQSWHRLNRLLGMLPEQGAPTLLETPANKVSVEVLTIAPPGEQKVVGQDITFTLEAGQGVGVIGPSGSGKSSLVRALVGVWQPLRGKVRLDGAALDQWSPEILGRHIGYLPQDVELFAGTIAQNISRFEDDASPESIIAAAREARVHDLIIGMKDGYDTQIGDQGSVLSAGQAQRIALARALYGNPFLVVLDEPNSNLDSEGDVALNKAILAVRARGGVVVVVAHRPIGIESVDLVLVLKDGRVQAFGPKEAVLGQVLQRPVATPPAIKIVSDKGGGQP from the coding sequence ATGCAGTCCGCTAAGACATCAGGTCACGCTCATTCGCCCCGTTCCGAGCTGGGCGCGGCGCTGCGCGCCTGCCGCAGCGCGTTTGTCGGCGTCGGTGTGATGAGCTGCGTCATCAACATACTCTACCTGACCGGCTCGTTCTTCATGCTGGAGGTCTACGACCGGGTGCTGCCGAGCCGCAGCATTCCGACGCTGGTGGGGCTGATCGTGCTGGCGGGCGGTCTCTACGTCGTCCAGGGCATCCTCGATGTGATCCGCGGCCGCATCCTGATCCGGATCGGGTCCGCGCTCGATGAAATGCTCAGCCGCCGCGTCTATGACATTGTCGTCCGGATGCCGCTGCTCGTGGGTAATCGCAGCGAGGGCCTGCAGCCGCTGCGTGATCTCGACAACGTCCGGTCGTTCCTCTCGGGCATGGGGCCGGGCGCGCTGTTCGACCTGCCGTGGCTGCCGCTTTATCTCGCGATCTGTTTCGCCTTCCATCCCCTGATCGGTGTGACCGCGCTGGTCGGCGCCATTCTCCTGATCGCACTGACCATCCTGACCGAATACCTGACCAACGACCCTATGAAGCGCTCCACGGGCATGGCTATGCGCCGGCAGGACCTTGCGCTGGCGAGCCGCCGCAATGCGGAGGTGCTGGCGGCGATGGGCATGGCCGGTCGTGTCGGCCGGCGATGGGAGGAGTCCAACCGCGACTACCTCGCGAGCAACCAGCGGGCCAGCGACGTCGCGGGCGGGCTAGGCGCCATCGCCAAGGTGATGCGCATGATGCTGCAATCCGCCGTGCTCGGCGTCGGCGCCTATCTGGTCATCAACCAGCAGGCCACTGCGGGTATCATTATCGCCGGGTCGATCCTCAGCGCCCGGGCGCTGGCGCCGGTCGATCTCGCCATCGCGCACTGGAAGGGTTTCGTGGCCGCCCGGCAAAGTTGGCACCGGCTCAACCGGCTGCTGGGCATGCTGCCGGAGCAGGGCGCTCCGACGCTGCTGGAAACCCCGGCCAACAAGGTCTCCGTCGAGGTGCTCACCATCGCGCCCCCGGGCGAACAGAAGGTGGTGGGGCAGGACATCACGTTTACGCTTGAGGCAGGTCAGGGCGTCGGCGTCATCGGGCCCAGCGGATCGGGCAAATCCTCGCTGGTGCGGGCGCTGGTCGGAGTCTGGCAGCCGTTGCGCGGCAAGGTGCGGCTCGACGGGGCGGCGCTCGACCAATGGTCGCCGGAAATCCTCGGCCGCCATATCGGCTACCTGCCGCAGGATGTGGAGCTGTTTGCCGGCACCATTGCCCAGAACATTTCGCGCTTCGAAGACGATGCGTCGCCGGAAAGCATCATCGCTGCCGCCCGGGAAGCGCGCGTCCATGACCTGATCATCGGCATGAAGGACGGCTACGACACCCAGATCGGCGATCAGGGCAGCGTGCTGTCGGCCGGACAGGCCCAGCGCATCGCGCTGGCGCGGGCGCTCTACGGCAATCCATTCCTCGTGGTGCTCGATGAGCCGAACTCCAACCTCGACAGCGAAGGCGATGTGGCGCTGAACAAGGCCATCCTTGCGGTCCGCGCACGGGGCGGCGTTGTTGTCGTGGTCGCCCATCGCCCGATCGGCATCGAGAGCGTCGATCTCGTTCTGGTCTTGAAGGACGGGCGGGTTCAGGCGTTCGGACCCAAGGAGGCTGTCCTTGGCCAGGTGCTGCAACGCCCCGTCGCGACCCCACCCGCCATCAAGATCGTGTCGGACAAGGGAGGAGGCCAACCATGA
- a CDS encoding ribonuclease activity regulator RraA encodes MSLSPEAVATLKKITTATITTILLKKGLRNVWLRGSRPLRPGQERLVGPAFTLRFVPAREDLATPESWSKPISTRTAIEAMPAGCIAVVDAMGITDAGIFGDILCARMAKRGVTALVTDGVVRDLEGVLGTGLPVWCDGAAAPPSVAGLTFVNWGEPIGCGGVAVFPDDVIVADQDGAVLIPQAFLELILTEGPEQEAMEGWIVNEVNNGAELPGLYPMNAETKARYAASKAKK; translated from the coding sequence ATGTCGCTCTCGCCCGAAGCCGTCGCAACGCTCAAGAAGATCACGACCGCCACCATCACGACCATCCTTCTCAAGAAGGGGCTTCGCAACGTCTGGCTGCGCGGGTCGCGTCCGCTGCGTCCGGGGCAGGAGCGTCTGGTCGGTCCGGCCTTCACCCTGCGGTTTGTCCCGGCACGCGAAGATCTCGCGACGCCGGAATCGTGGTCCAAGCCGATTTCGACCCGCACCGCCATTGAGGCGATGCCGGCGGGTTGTATCGCCGTGGTCGATGCGATGGGAATTACCGACGCCGGAATTTTCGGCGACATCCTGTGCGCGCGCATGGCCAAGCGCGGCGTCACCGCGCTGGTAACAGATGGTGTCGTGCGCGATCTCGAAGGCGTGCTCGGCACGGGCCTGCCGGTGTGGTGCGATGGCGCGGCAGCTCCGCCGTCGGTTGCCGGGCTTACGTTCGTCAATTGGGGCGAGCCGATCGGATGCGGCGGGGTCGCGGTGTTCCCCGATGACGTCATCGTGGCCGATCAGGACGGCGCGGTGCTGATCCCGCAGGCCTTCCTCGAACTGATCCTGACCGAAGGTCCGGAGCAGGAGGCGATGGAGGGCTGGATCGTCAACGAGGTCAACAACGGCGCAGAACTGCCGGGCCTCTATCCGATGAATGCCGAGACCAAGGCGCGGTACGCCGCCTCAAAGGCGAAAAAGTAA
- a CDS encoding HlyD family type I secretion periplasmic adaptor subunit: MSKPPLARTEGNVRRIFTALFSPLERLSIFKSLDQPGSRRSIRFHLIVGLVVVTLLTCGIGGWASTAQISGALIAPGSIVVDSNVKKVQHPTGGVVGEVRARDGDRVKAGDVVVRLDDTVTKASLAIVTKGLDGLLARRARLLAEQDGADRITFPPELMESFANPDVRSLIGNEIKLFQVRSSGRVNQKAQLKERIAQLKEEIGGLEAQENAKSREIELIQKELVGVRDLYAKNLVQISRLTVLERDAARLDGDRAQFVAQKAQAKGKITEIELQIIQIDKDLSSEVSKEMREINDKIGEFVERKVTAEDQLRRIDIRAPQDGMVLQSTVHTVGGVITAGDAVMLIVPDSDNLSVEAKVNPQDIDQLRIGQKTLLRLSAFNQRTTPELNGTISRISPDTTVDQRTGQSYYTVRVSLPPEEVARLGDVRLMPGMPVEAFVQTGERTMISYLAKPFSDQLMRAFREK, translated from the coding sequence ATGAGCAAGCCGCCCCTCGCCAGAACCGAAGGTAATGTGCGTCGCATCTTCACCGCCTTGTTTTCACCGCTGGAGCGCCTCTCCATCTTCAAGAGCCTCGACCAGCCGGGATCGCGCAGATCGATCCGTTTTCATTTGATCGTGGGCCTTGTCGTCGTCACGCTGCTGACATGCGGCATCGGCGGCTGGGCCTCGACCGCGCAGATCTCCGGCGCGCTGATCGCGCCGGGCTCCATTGTCGTCGATTCCAACGTCAAGAAAGTGCAGCACCCGACCGGCGGTGTCGTCGGCGAGGTGAGGGCGCGTGACGGCGACCGCGTCAAGGCCGGTGATGTCGTGGTGCGCCTCGACGACACGGTGACCAAGGCAAGCCTTGCTATCGTCACCAAAGGTCTGGACGGACTGTTGGCGCGCCGGGCTAGATTGCTGGCGGAGCAAGATGGCGCAGACCGCATTACTTTTCCGCCGGAACTGATGGAATCGTTCGCCAATCCGGATGTCCGGTCGCTCATCGGCAACGAGATCAAGCTGTTTCAGGTGCGCTCATCCGGCCGGGTCAACCAGAAGGCTCAGCTCAAGGAACGTATCGCACAGCTCAAGGAGGAGATCGGCGGCCTTGAGGCGCAGGAGAACGCCAAGTCGCGCGAGATTGAACTCATTCAGAAGGAGCTCGTCGGCGTCCGCGATCTTTACGCAAAGAACCTCGTGCAGATTTCACGACTGACCGTTCTCGAGCGGGACGCAGCACGGCTCGACGGCGATCGTGCGCAGTTCGTCGCCCAGAAGGCGCAAGCCAAGGGCAAGATCACAGAAATCGAACTGCAGATCATCCAGATCGACAAGGATCTTTCCAGCGAAGTCTCCAAGGAGATGCGCGAGATCAACGACAAGATCGGCGAGTTCGTCGAACGCAAGGTGACCGCCGAGGATCAGCTGCGCCGCATCGATATCCGCGCGCCGCAGGACGGCATGGTGCTCCAGTCGACAGTCCACACCGTCGGTGGCGTCATCACCGCCGGCGATGCGGTCATGCTCATCGTACCGGACTCCGACAATCTGTCCGTCGAAGCCAAGGTCAATCCGCAGGACATCGATCAGTTGCGGATCGGCCAGAAGACATTGCTCCGGCTGTCCGCCTTCAATCAGCGCACCACGCCTGAACTGAACGGGACCATCAGCCGGATTTCGCCCGACACCACGGTCGACCAGCGTACCGGCCAAAGCTATTATACTGTCCGCGTCTCGCTGCCGCCGGAAGAGGTGGCGCGGCTCGGGGATGTCAGGCTGATGCCCGGCATGCCGGTCGAGGCTTTTGTGCAGACCGGCGAGCGCACCATGATATCCTATCTCGCGAAGCCGTTCAGCGACCAGCTCATGCGTGCATTCCGGGAAAAGTAA
- the pxpB gene encoding 5-oxoprolinase subunit PxpB has translation MTASPRILPSGDTALTVEFGRSIDPAINRQVLALDRSVASEAVTGVLETVPTYRSLLVHYDPLLVGYTALSEQLLALAQRPVPPETGVRRWRVPVVYGGEYGIDLDDVARAHNIATSDVIAKHIGSEYRVAMIGFTPGFAYLSGLDPAIATPRRESPRTYTPPGTISIGGVQACVQCLAAPSGWHLLGRTPVRTFHPHRDPVFLMEPGDAVTFHAIAASEFASLDRAAERGETVAELIAS, from the coding sequence ATGACCGCCTCGCCCCGCATCCTCCCGTCCGGAGATACTGCCCTGACGGTCGAGTTCGGGCGCAGCATCGATCCGGCGATCAACCGGCAGGTTCTGGCGCTTGACCGCAGCGTCGCGAGCGAGGCTGTGACCGGCGTGCTGGAGACGGTTCCGACCTACCGTTCGCTTCTGGTCCACTACGATCCGCTGCTAGTCGGTTACACAGCATTGTCGGAGCAGTTGCTCGCGCTGGCACAGCGACCCGTTCCCCCCGAAACCGGCGTCCGGCGCTGGCGCGTTCCTGTGGTCTATGGCGGCGAGTACGGCATCGATCTCGACGATGTCGCGCGCGCGCATAACATCGCGACGTCGGATGTGATCGCGAAGCATATCGGCAGCGAGTACCGCGTGGCGATGATCGGTTTCACGCCCGGCTTCGCCTATCTGAGCGGCCTCGATCCCGCCATTGCGACGCCGCGCCGCGAAAGTCCAAGGACGTATACGCCGCCCGGCACCATCTCCATCGGCGGCGTGCAGGCCTGCGTGCAATGCCTTGCCGCGCCGAGCGGCTGGCATCTCTTGGGACGAACGCCGGTCCGCACCTTTCATCCGCACCGCGATCCGGTGTTCCTGATGGAGCCCGGCGATGCCGTGACCTTCCATGCCATCGCGGCCAGCGAGTTCGCTTCACTCGATCGCGCGGCTGAGCGCGGCGAGACCGTCGCCGAATTGATCGCGTCATGA
- a CDS encoding VCBS domain-containing protein: MNFAGPFDSEFSHDSPVSLGGERFAFDSKPGFVQHHASDSHVVVPDAHLLFSGDYTRIGSDLIISGNNQKFVVGNYFKGETRPALSTKDGATLGGHIVDALTGHVHYAQATAAPAAGAVIGTVQKMSGSASVIRNGVSVELQIGAAVQKGDVIQTGSNSSIGMTFVDGSAFGMTSNARMVLNEMIFDPNGSSNSSLMSLVQGTVTFVAGQTAKNGNMRVETPVATMGIRGTAVLVEIAANDGPTKFSVLVEPDGTTGSFNLYDKISGQLIGTVSQAGQVTFVSSLGIGQPPTAIEQLKTLADQQAEKAIIQQVFQLYFPNYNPDDSNPKMPKFGSNSSGNNLAEILFTTNSNNKQTFLTQIELRFAVTDPLTGITTYQNRIFYNTKAQFSALAVTADQAFVSTTETFKFMDVVRIDDPDIGNAPFYDIGVPFVAGSAVITSAVSTIGHLTEAFLKPLLHINQTTGVVSFDRQQFNFLDDGETVTFMIRVTATSGPDTGTVLIPVTITGENDAPTIVVGAATTTTGDVKEDTDVTTSGDIVTNGTITFQDVDLTDVHTATASLTSTASSLPGFVAGTEIGEFTIDPVSESTADTNNHGSVGWHFKLADNNTTLQSLAKDQTITQTYTITITDDNGVPVTQTVTITITGTNDAPVLAYDTLDATSTGTQLTHQTEEVLNTTNSLVEDVVSGTLAFVDLDLSDTHLASAALHPGSVAWSGGLYSDIPSATIAALGNAMKTVVSENSTDTSNQGSVAWEFKLPDYLLDFLADGETLTLIYDVTITDNNGVSSIRQVTVQVGAANDQPVITVIDSDLSAVVGEDVNPDSGVLKDTGSVTFTDSDLTDTHTAHVVYNNDATGAVVSTALATALATALTVPASALAAGTHSFNWNFALDNSLVQYLAAGETITLSYTIQVKDSSGVTANDTSPTQMVTVTISGTNDAPMVTVTDPVAVAEGDTGTPGPVTVTVADHVSIADVDAIDVHVPYVAGTLALTSSTGLVPSSGTLADLFAVNATDGTISYDRAAFDYLAAGESVTATFTFDASSGPDTVPQNITVTIDGVNDAPTVTVTDPVAVVEGDTGTPAPVTVTVADHVLIADVDVSDTHVPYVTGTLLFDSATGLAPSGSALADLFTVNTTDGTIGYDRAAFDYLAAGQFVTATFTFDASSGPDTVQKSVTVTVNGANDAAVIGNPPTAEVREGIIDFAGNLVTSGTLSISDVDSPATFSTTVVNATGHTNLGTLSLQADGQYVYSVLNSNPSVQALTGFQTHLDVFTIQSQDGTSKDINFTINGVTEIASTSANETLVETTGRDNFVFAPASGQDTIMDFSVGSDKIDLKALSGMTASALTTLLSSADHVGAGGADLLLHFNGNTDTLLLKGVATLNASDFILHA; encoded by the coding sequence TTGAATTTCGCCGGACCATTTGATTCCGAATTTTCGCACGACTCCCCGGTATCACTGGGTGGCGAGCGCTTTGCGTTCGATTCAAAGCCAGGCTTCGTCCAGCACCACGCATCCGACAGCCATGTTGTCGTTCCTGATGCACATCTGCTGTTTTCCGGCGACTACACCCGGATCGGCAGCGACCTGATCATTTCAGGGAACAACCAGAAATTCGTCGTCGGCAATTACTTCAAGGGTGAAACGCGACCCGCCTTGTCAACGAAAGACGGCGCGACGCTCGGCGGTCATATCGTCGATGCATTGACCGGACACGTTCACTATGCCCAGGCAACAGCTGCACCTGCCGCAGGCGCGGTGATCGGTACCGTCCAGAAGATGTCCGGCAGCGCATCCGTGATCCGGAACGGCGTCTCCGTCGAACTGCAGATCGGCGCCGCCGTGCAGAAGGGCGATGTGATCCAGACCGGATCGAATTCCTCGATCGGCATGACCTTCGTTGATGGCAGCGCGTTCGGCATGACCTCGAACGCGCGCATGGTTCTCAACGAGATGATCTTCGATCCGAACGGATCGTCGAACTCGTCGCTGATGAGCCTTGTTCAGGGCACCGTCACCTTCGTCGCCGGCCAGACCGCCAAGAACGGCAACATGCGCGTCGAGACGCCGGTGGCCACGATGGGCATTCGCGGCACGGCGGTGCTTGTCGAAATCGCGGCCAATGATGGCCCGACAAAGTTCTCTGTGCTCGTTGAGCCGGACGGCACGACGGGATCGTTCAACCTGTACGACAAGATTTCCGGTCAGTTGATCGGCACCGTGTCACAGGCCGGGCAGGTGACCTTCGTGTCGAGCCTCGGCATCGGTCAGCCTCCGACCGCGATCGAACAACTCAAGACGCTGGCCGACCAGCAGGCCGAGAAGGCCATCATCCAGCAGGTCTTCCAGCTTTACTTTCCGAACTACAATCCGGATGATTCCAATCCGAAGATGCCCAAGTTCGGATCGAACAGCAGCGGCAACAACCTCGCCGAAATTCTTTTCACGACCAACTCCAACAATAAGCAGACGTTCCTGACGCAGATCGAGCTGCGTTTCGCCGTGACCGATCCGCTGACCGGGATCACGACCTACCAGAACAGGATTTTCTACAATACCAAGGCGCAGTTCTCGGCGCTTGCTGTTACAGCGGATCAGGCGTTCGTCTCGACCACAGAGACATTCAAGTTCATGGATGTCGTCAGGATCGACGATCCGGACATCGGCAACGCGCCGTTTTACGATATCGGCGTTCCGTTCGTCGCCGGCAGCGCCGTCATCACTAGCGCGGTCAGCACAATCGGCCATCTCACCGAGGCTTTTCTGAAGCCGCTGCTCCACATCAACCAGACAACGGGCGTCGTCTCGTTCGACCGCCAGCAGTTCAACTTCCTGGACGACGGCGAAACGGTCACCTTCATGATCCGGGTCACCGCGACGTCGGGGCCTGATACCGGCACCGTCCTGATCCCGGTCACGATCACGGGCGAGAACGACGCGCCGACGATCGTGGTCGGTGCGGCGACGACGACAACGGGCGACGTGAAGGAAGACACCGACGTTACGACATCCGGCGACATCGTAACCAACGGCACGATTACCTTTCAGGACGTCGATCTGACCGACGTGCATACGGCGACGGCCTCGCTCACATCGACCGCGTCGAGCCTGCCGGGCTTTGTCGCGGGTACCGAGATCGGTGAGTTCACCATCGATCCGGTCTCGGAGAGCACGGCCGACACCAATAATCATGGTTCGGTCGGCTGGCATTTCAAGCTCGCCGACAACAATACAACGCTGCAATCGCTGGCCAAAGACCAGACGATCACGCAGACCTATACGATCACGATCACGGACGACAACGGCGTCCCGGTGACGCAAACCGTCACGATCACGATCACCGGCACGAATGATGCGCCGGTGCTTGCTTACGACACGTTGGACGCAACATCGACGGGAACACAGCTTACTCATCAGACGGAAGAGGTCCTCAACACGACGAACTCGTTGGTCGAGGATGTCGTCTCGGGAACGTTAGCGTTTGTCGATCTTGATCTGTCAGATACGCATCTGGCGAGTGCGGCACTTCATCCGGGCTCAGTGGCATGGTCTGGCGGTCTCTATAGCGATATTCCGTCGGCTACCATCGCCGCGCTTGGCAACGCCATGAAGACGGTGGTGTCGGAGAACAGCACGGATACCAGCAATCAAGGGTCGGTAGCCTGGGAGTTCAAGCTGCCAGATTATCTGCTTGATTTTCTGGCGGATGGCGAGACCCTCACGCTGATCTATGACGTCACAATCACCGACAACAACGGGGTTTCATCGATCCGACAGGTGACCGTTCAGGTCGGCGCTGCGAACGATCAGCCGGTGATCACCGTGATCGATTCCGATTTGAGCGCTGTCGTCGGGGAAGACGTCAATCCTGACAGCGGCGTTTTGAAAGATACCGGCTCGGTGACTTTCACCGACAGCGATCTGACGGATACCCACACCGCTCATGTTGTCTACAACAACGATGCCACCGGGGCGGTCGTTTCGACGGCGCTGGCCACGGCTCTTGCAACCGCTCTGACCGTTCCGGCCTCGGCTCTGGCTGCCGGCACCCATTCGTTCAACTGGAATTTCGCACTCGACAACAGTCTCGTCCAGTATCTCGCCGCTGGCGAGACGATCACGCTGAGCTATACGATCCAGGTCAAGGATAGCAGCGGCGTTACTGCCAACGATACGTCGCCAACTCAAATGGTGACTGTCACGATCAGCGGCACCAATGATGCGCCGATGGTGACAGTGACGGACCCAGTTGCCGTTGCTGAAGGCGATACCGGGACGCCAGGACCTGTGACGGTGACGGTCGCCGATCATGTCTCCATTGCAGACGTCGATGCGATCGATGTGCATGTGCCGTATGTGGCTGGTACGCTCGCCCTCACTTCTTCGACCGGCCTTGTGCCGAGCAGCGGCACGCTGGCTGATCTGTTTGCCGTCAACGCGACGGATGGTACGATCAGCTACGATCGCGCGGCGTTCGATTATCTTGCCGCCGGCGAGTCCGTGACGGCCACGTTCACGTTCGATGCCTCGTCGGGGCCCGATACCGTTCCTCAGAACATCACGGTCACCATCGATGGCGTGAACGACGCGCCGACAGTGACGGTAACTGATCCAGTTGCCGTTGTTGAAGGCGATACCGGGACGCCAGCACCTGTGACGGTGACGGTCGCCGATCATGTTTTGATTGCAGATGTCGATGTCAGCGATACTCATGTGCCGTATGTAACCGGCACACTGCTCTTCGATTCAGCGACGGGGCTCGCGCCGAGCGGCAGCGCGCTGGCAGATCTGTTTACCGTCAACACGACAGACGGCACGATCGGCTACGATCGCGCGGCATTCGACTATCTCGCTGCTGGCCAATTCGTGACGGCGACGTTCACATTTGATGCTTCGTCTGGTCCGGATACGGTTCAGAAGTCGGTAACGGTCACTGTCAACGGCGCCAACGACGCTGCTGTCATAGGCAACCCGCCAACGGCAGAAGTCCGCGAGGGCATCATTGATTTCGCGGGAAATCTCGTTACGTCCGGCACGCTATCGATTTCAGATGTCGATAGTCCCGCGACGTTCAGCACGACCGTGGTGAATGCAACTGGTCACACCAACCTCGGAACCTTGTCGCTTCAGGCGGACGGTCAATACGTCTACTCGGTTTTGAACTCAAACCCGAGCGTTCAGGCTCTGACGGGCTTCCAAACGCACTTGGATGTTTTCACGATTCAGTCGCAGGACGGTACGTCCAAAGACATCAACTTCACGATTAACGGCGTCACCGAAATAGCGAGCACCAGCGCGAACGAAACGCTCGTCGAGACGACGGGTCGGGATAACTTCGTGTTCGCGCCGGCTTCTGGGCAAGACACGATCATGGATTTTTCGGTCGGATCCGACAAGATCGACCTCAAGGCGCTCTCAGGCATGACTGCGTCCGCGCTGACGACGCTGCTGTCCTCGGCGGATCATGTCGGTGCGGGTGGTGCAGACTTGTTACTCCATTTCAACGGCAACACGGATACCCTGCTCCTGAAGGGTGTTGCCACCCTGAATGCGAGCGATTTCATCCTCCACGCCTGA
- a CDS encoding SDR family NAD(P)-dependent oxidoreductase: MRELAGKTAFVTGGASGIGFALGRAFAEAGMKVMLADIETDALEAAVKSLHNVGPDVRGIDCDVTDAASVERAAKASFDAFGNVHVICNNAGVAAGGGIEDIALDSWRWVLDVNLMGVVHGIRAFLPHMRAHGEGGHIVNTASMAGMQSALGFSPYTASKFAVVGMSEGLAPQLAPFGIGVSVLCPGFVRTRIGESGRNRTEQYGPAQTLDPASPTAALVAMIDELIRNGLDPSDVAARVLAAIRANELYIFTHPDMRTEVEGRFAAITAAFDQAAIGKPG, translated from the coding sequence ATGCGGGAGCTTGCCGGCAAGACTGCATTCGTGACGGGTGGTGCGAGCGGCATCGGATTCGCACTCGGGCGGGCCTTTGCGGAAGCGGGCATGAAAGTCATGCTTGCGGATATCGAGACCGACGCATTGGAGGCCGCAGTCAAAAGCCTGCACAACGTCGGTCCGGACGTGCGCGGCATTGACTGCGATGTGACCGATGCGGCCAGTGTCGAGCGCGCCGCCAAGGCATCGTTCGATGCATTCGGAAACGTTCATGTAATTTGCAACAACGCCGGTGTTGCCGCGGGCGGCGGTATCGAGGATATCGCGCTCGACAGTTGGCGATGGGTGCTCGACGTCAACCTGATGGGCGTCGTTCACGGCATCCGGGCTTTTCTGCCGCACATGCGCGCGCACGGCGAAGGTGGCCACATCGTCAACACCGCATCGATGGCCGGAATGCAGAGCGCGCTCGGTTTCAGTCCGTACACCGCGAGCAAGTTCGCCGTGGTCGGCATGTCGGAAGGGCTCGCGCCGCAACTGGCGCCGTTCGGAATCGGCGTCAGCGTATTGTGTCCCGGATTTGTCCGCACCCGTATCGGGGAGAGCGGGCGCAACAGGACGGAGCAGTACGGCCCGGCGCAAACGCTCGACCCGGCAAGTCCGACCGCTGCGCTGGTCGCCATGATCGACGAATTGATCCGGAACGGACTGGATCCGTCGGACGTGGCGGCGCGCGTGCTTGCCGCGATCCGTGCCAACGAACTCTACATTTTCACGCATCCCGACATGCGCACCGAGGTCGAAGGCAGGTTTGCCGCCATTACAGCGGCGTTTGACCAGGCGGCGATCGGAAAGCCCGGCTGA